A genomic window from Tolypothrix sp. PCC 7910 includes:
- a CDS encoding form I ribulose bisphosphate carboxylase large subunit, whose product MSYAQTKTQSKSGYQAGVKDYRLTYYTPDYTPKDTDLLAAFRVTPQPGVPPEEAGAAVAAESSTGTWTTVWTDLLTDLDRYKGRCYDIEPVPGEDNQFIAYVAYPLDLFEEGSVTNVLTSIVGNVFGFKALRALRLEDIRFPVAYIKTFQGPPHGIQVERDKLNKYGRPLLGCTIKPKLGLSAKNYGRAVYECLRGGLDFTKDDENINSAPFQRWRDRFLFVSEAIAKAQAETGEIKGHYLNVTAPTCEQMLQRAEFAKELKQPIIMHDYLTAGFTANTTLARWCRDNGILLHIHRAMHAVIDRQKNHGIHFRVLAKALRLSGGDHIHTGTVVGKLEGERGITMGFVDLLRENYVEQDKSRGIYFTQDWASLPGVMAVASGGIHIWHMPALVEIFGDDSVLQFGGGTLGHPWGNAPGATANRVALEACIQARNEGRNLAREGNDIIREAAKWSPELAVACELWKEIKFEFEAMDTV is encoded by the coding sequence ATGTCTTACGCTCAAACGAAGACTCAGTCAAAATCTGGGTATCAAGCCGGGGTTAAAGATTACAGACTTACTTATTACACACCCGATTACACGCCTAAAGATACAGATCTTCTGGCGGCATTCCGTGTTACACCCCAGCCTGGAGTTCCCCCCGAAGAAGCAGGTGCTGCTGTGGCGGCTGAGTCTTCCACTGGTACTTGGACAACTGTGTGGACAGACTTGCTCACCGACCTAGACCGCTACAAAGGTCGTTGCTACGACATCGAACCAGTTCCTGGTGAAGATAACCAATTTATTGCTTACGTTGCCTATCCTCTGGATCTTTTTGAAGAAGGCTCTGTAACCAACGTATTGACCTCAATTGTAGGTAACGTGTTTGGTTTTAAAGCTCTACGGGCGCTGCGTTTGGAAGACATCCGCTTCCCTGTAGCTTACATTAAGACTTTCCAAGGGCCTCCACACGGTATCCAAGTTGAGCGTGACAAATTAAACAAATACGGTCGTCCTTTGTTGGGTTGTACAATCAAACCCAAATTGGGTCTGTCTGCTAAGAACTACGGACGTGCTGTATACGAATGTTTGCGTGGTGGTTTGGACTTCACCAAAGACGACGAAAACATCAACTCTGCACCATTCCAACGTTGGCGCGATCGCTTCTTGTTTGTTTCTGAAGCTATAGCCAAAGCTCAAGCTGAAACTGGCGAAATCAAAGGTCACTACCTGAACGTTACCGCACCTACCTGCGAGCAAATGTTGCAACGGGCTGAGTTCGCTAAAGAACTTAAACAGCCTATCATCATGCATGACTACCTCACCGCAGGTTTCACAGCTAACACTACATTGGCTCGTTGGTGCCGTGACAACGGTATTCTATTGCACATTCACCGTGCGATGCACGCTGTAATCGACCGTCAAAAGAACCACGGTATTCACTTCCGTGTATTAGCTAAAGCCCTACGTTTATCTGGTGGTGACCACATCCACACCGGAACCGTAGTTGGTAAATTAGAAGGTGAGCGTGGTATCACAATGGGCTTCGTTGACCTGTTGCGCGAAAACTATGTTGAGCAAGACAAGTCTCGCGGTATTTACTTCACCCAAGACTGGGCTTCTCTACCTGGTGTAATGGCTGTTGCTTCTGGTGGTATCCATATATGGCACATGCCCGCACTAGTAGAAATCTTTGGTGATGACTCCGTACTACAATTCGGTGGTGGTACTCTCGGTCACCCCTGGGGTAACGCACCTGGTGCAACCGCTAACCGCGTGGCTTTGGAAGCTTGTATCCAAGCTCGTAACGAAGGCCGTAACTTGGCTCGTGAAGGTAATGATATTATCCGCGAAGCTGCTAAGTGGTCTCCTGAACTGGCAGTTGCTTGCGAACTGTGGAAAGAAATCAAGTTTGAATTCGAGGCAATGGATACCGTCTGA
- a CDS encoding ribulose bisphosphate carboxylase small subunit, which yields MQTLPKERRYETLSYLPPLSDAQIAKQIQYILNQGYIPAVEFNETSEPTEFFWTLWKLPLFGAKSTQEVLNEVQACRSQYSNQYIRVVGFDNIKQCQVLSFIVHKPSRY from the coding sequence ATGCAAACTTTACCAAAAGAGCGCCGTTACGAAACCCTTTCTTACCTACCTCCCCTGTCTGACGCGCAAATTGCCAAGCAAATTCAGTACATCCTGAATCAAGGTTATATCCCAGCAGTTGAGTTTAACGAAACTTCTGAACCAACCGAATTCTTCTGGACACTGTGGAAGCTGCCTTTGTTTGGTGCTAAATCTACTCAAGAAGTACTCAACGAAGTTCAAGCTTGCCGTTCTCAATATTCCAACCAATATATCCGTGTTGTAGGTTTTGACAACATCAAGCAGTGCCAAGTACTCAGCTTCATCGTTCACAAACCCAGCAGATACTAA
- a CDS encoding DUF924 family protein, with protein sequence MSQAKAILEFWFGHPDEPGYGKPKTFWFNKTQDFDREMTNRFLKDYQKAAGGYLDDWVDLPETCLALILLLDQFPRNMFRGTPEAFATDWEALSAAQQAVARHYDREFLPVQRWFIYLPFEHSENLEDQRRCVKLFQQISHDPESASAIKYAFRHMEIIERFGRFPHRNSILGRPSTPEEIEFLKQPDSFF encoded by the coding sequence ATGTCACAGGCAAAAGCTATTCTGGAATTCTGGTTTGGTCATCCTGATGAACCTGGTTATGGCAAACCCAAGACTTTTTGGTTTAATAAAACACAGGATTTTGATCGGGAAATGACCAATCGTTTTCTGAAAGATTACCAAAAAGCCGCAGGGGGATATTTAGATGATTGGGTAGATTTACCAGAAACTTGTTTAGCATTAATTTTGCTGCTAGATCAATTTCCCCGAAATATGTTTCGCGGTACTCCTGAAGCTTTTGCTACTGACTGGGAAGCGCTTTCAGCAGCGCAGCAAGCTGTTGCTAGACACTACGATCGCGAATTTTTGCCTGTACAACGCTGGTTTATCTACTTACCTTTTGAACATAGCGAAAACTTAGAGGATCAGCGCCGTTGTGTGAAGCTATTTCAACAAATTAGTCACGATCCCGAAAGTGCTAGTGCAATTAAGTATGCCTTTCGCCACATGGAAATAATTGAGCGTTTTGGGCGTTTTCCCCATCGCAATAGTATTTTAGGACGACCTTCAACTCCAGAAGAAATTGAGTTTTTAAAGCAACCTGACTCGTTCTTTTAG
- a CDS encoding Nif11-like leader peptide family natural product precursor, with amino-acid sequence MALEQVKAFYDLLMSEPTIYDQYQNKCCSRGFFGSCHWDKSKIVRFAATHGYNFNENELDQVWFETESNYADESLNLAKSGNFS; translated from the coding sequence ATGGCACTAGAACAGGTTAAAGCATTTTATGACCTATTAATGTCAGAACCAACAATTTACGATCAATATCAAAATAAGTGCTGTAGCCGAGGCTTTTTTGGCAGTTGTCATTGGGATAAAAGTAAAATTGTAAGATTTGCGGCGACGCATGGCTACAACTTTAATGAAAACGAGTTAGACCAAGTATGGTTTGAAACAGAATCTAATTATGCTGATGAATCGTTGAATTTAGCTAAATCGGGCAATTTTTCTTAA
- the rd gene encoding rubredoxin has product MSKYICSVCGYEYDPEVGDPDSGVEPGTTFEEISDDWVCPVCGAAKEEFEPAE; this is encoded by the coding sequence ATGTCTAAGTACATTTGTAGTGTCTGTGGCTATGAATACGACCCCGAAGTAGGCGATCCAGATAGTGGGGTAGAACCAGGTACAACCTTTGAAGAAATATCTGATGATTGGGTATGTCCAGTTTGCGGCGCTGCCAAAGAAGAATTTGAACCAGCAGAATAA
- a CDS encoding GDSL-type esterase/lipase family protein gives MSKFKSEPREIRICFVGESFINGTGDPDFLGWTGRVCADVHQRGYEITYYNLGVRAETSRFLKQRWRKEVSYRLASEYDGRVVFSFGVNDSGWAGKQQGIDLTESLENTRAILSEAKQLYPVLMVGPPPCGDENQEQRNQQIAHQSQQFALVCREFDIPYLDVFSTLVHSSIWLAEAKANDGAHPRAAGYAEFAAIVQNWDAWLSWFTL, from the coding sequence ATGTCAAAATTTAAATCTGAACCTAGAGAAATCCGAATTTGTTTCGTCGGTGAATCTTTTATTAATGGCACAGGCGATCCTGATTTTTTAGGATGGACAGGTAGAGTATGCGCTGACGTGCATCAAAGAGGGTATGAAATTACTTACTATAATTTAGGCGTGAGAGCCGAAACTAGCCGATTTCTCAAGCAACGTTGGCGAAAAGAAGTGTCCTATCGCCTGGCTTCGGAATATGACGGTCGAGTTGTATTTTCTTTTGGCGTAAATGATTCGGGATGGGCTGGTAAGCAGCAAGGAATTGACTTAACAGAATCTCTCGAAAATACTCGCGCTATTTTAAGTGAAGCCAAGCAGCTTTACCCGGTTTTAATGGTAGGGCCACCACCTTGTGGAGATGAAAATCAAGAGCAGAGAAACCAACAAATTGCTCATCAATCTCAGCAGTTTGCTTTAGTTTGTCGTGAATTTGATATTCCTTATCTGGATGTGTTTTCTACTTTAGTTCATTCATCTATTTGGTTAGCTGAAGCAAAAGCTAATGATGGCGCGCATCCCAGAGCCGCAGGTTATGCAGAGTTTGCAGCTATTGTGCAAAATTGGGATGCTTGGTTAAGCTGGTTCACATTATAA
- a CDS encoding NAD(P)/FAD-dependent oxidoreductase encodes MLPLKVVVIGGGAAGFFGAIACANANPHAQVILLEASRQPLAKVRISGGGRCNVTHACFEAERLVQNYPRGEKALRGAFSRFLPQDTIAWFAKRGVTLKTESDGRMFPITDSSETIVECLMNAATAAGVELRVGTPVVAVERQTDKTGFEIVLKSEERLKCDRLLLATGSSLVGYKIAQELGHQIAPPVPSLFTFNILDQKLRALAGISVNPVQLRLPMNGKAALQQTGSLLITHWGLSGPAVLKLSAWGARILHQSRYQSKLIINWLPDFSPEQVRQKILAVKTEWGRKPIALHRGVDLPHRLWQYILTRVGITTEDRWAEISNKNLNKLLAELTQGEYLIAGKGAFKEEFVTCGGVNLKEINFKTMESKLIPGLYFAGEVLDIDGVTGGFNFQSAWTTAHLAGIALAISD; translated from the coding sequence TTGTTGCCGTTGAAAGTTGTAGTTATTGGGGGCGGGGCTGCGGGATTTTTTGGTGCGATCGCTTGCGCTAATGCCAATCCACATGCCCAAGTTATTTTATTAGAGGCTAGCCGTCAGCCACTAGCCAAAGTTCGCATTTCTGGTGGTGGACGCTGTAATGTCACTCATGCTTGCTTTGAAGCCGAGAGGTTGGTGCAAAATTACCCCAGAGGCGAAAAAGCTTTGCGAGGTGCTTTTTCGCGCTTTCTACCCCAAGATACAATAGCTTGGTTTGCAAAACGCGGAGTCACGCTGAAAACTGAATCTGATGGGCGGATGTTTCCCATCACCGATAGTTCAGAAACTATTGTTGAGTGTTTGATGAATGCAGCCACAGCCGCTGGAGTAGAACTGCGTGTTGGGACACCTGTGGTTGCTGTTGAACGACAAACTGATAAAACAGGGTTTGAGATTGTTTTGAAGTCGGAAGAAAGACTCAAGTGCGATCGTCTACTCCTAGCTACAGGAAGTAGCCTAGTTGGGTATAAAATCGCCCAAGAGTTAGGTCATCAAATTGCGCCACCTGTACCTTCCTTATTTACTTTCAACATTCTCGACCAAAAGTTGAGAGCATTAGCTGGAATTAGCGTTAATCCTGTACAGTTGCGTTTGCCTATGAATGGCAAAGCTGCTTTACAACAAACTGGCTCGTTACTTATTACTCACTGGGGATTGAGTGGCCCAGCAGTTCTGAAGCTTTCGGCTTGGGGTGCGAGGATTTTACACCAAAGCCGCTATCAGTCGAAATTAATCATTAATTGGCTACCCGATTTCTCCCCAGAACAAGTGAGACAAAAAATCTTAGCTGTCAAAACTGAATGGGGAAGAAAGCCAATTGCTCTGCATCGTGGCGTTGACTTACCCCACCGTCTCTGGCAATATATTCTTACACGCGTAGGTATAACTACAGAAGACCGCTGGGCGGAGATCTCTAACAAAAATTTAAACAAGTTGTTAGCAGAACTGACTCAAGGAGAATACTTAATTGCAGGTAAAGGAGCTTTCAAAGAGGAATTTGTTACCTGTGGAGGTGTTAATCTTAAAGAAATCAACTTTAAAACAATGGAAAGTAAGTTGATTCCAGGTCTCTACTTTGCAGGAGAAGTATTAGATATAGATGGTGTGACAGGGGGCTTTAACTTCCAAAGTGCTTGGACTACTGCACATCTAGCAGGTATAGCTCTGGCTATAAGTGATTAA
- a CDS encoding chaperonin family protein RbcX — protein MNLKQIAKDTAKTIQSYLTYQALRTVLAQLGETNPPLAIWLHNFSAGKVQDGESYISQLLKEKPDLALRIMTVREHLAEEVADFLPEMVRTGIQQGNMEQRRQHLERITQMDTSDPSLQPEQQTSSDPNLDNLSS, from the coding sequence ATGAATCTAAAACAAATTGCGAAAGACACAGCCAAGACTATCCAAAGCTACCTGACTTATCAGGCTCTAAGGACGGTACTGGCACAGCTAGGCGAAACTAATCCTCCATTGGCAATTTGGCTACATAACTTCTCTGCTGGCAAAGTTCAGGATGGAGAATCATATATTTCCCAATTGTTAAAGGAAAAGCCAGATCTGGCATTGCGGATCATGACTGTTAGAGAACATCTTGCTGAGGAAGTCGCAGATTTTTTACCGGAAATGGTTCGGACTGGCATTCAGCAAGGCAATATGGAACAGCGTCGCCAGCATCTAGAACGCATCACTCAAATGGATACATCAGACCCCAGCCTACAACCAGAACAGCAAACAAGCTCCGATCCGAATTTGGATAACTTATCCAGTTAG
- a CDS encoding two-component regulator propeller domain-containing protein: MGTVTKGNVTVVFFYKRTNVLISSILAGLIVLPSIGIVALTNPVRAQKTANPAPTQKKPETNSSKPTPAYPASAPPPRVDPLPDQRELQENSIETDYRVTNLLGDVTGNLWVASWRGLSHIDPKTGKILSRVSLPNVAISALAQDKVGRIWVGNYEGLIRVEPRTSEITAQNLFLPSKRVLSLLIDKRGYLWAGTDNGLALISPDQGLIMTTLKNLPGVSANALTLDADGHLWVGTLDGLIRVNSANALIMKRIADLPGSTVQALAISPEGLIWAGMPNNLLVINPKTGAVLRSVTRLRGRNVTAVRFAQDGSVWIGTNNGLLRLNPNTGAVLDQVAGLPSSRVLALAPDVANKLWIGTSEGLAWLMPQVGTAKPHLAFSRAVK; this comes from the coding sequence TTGGGTACTGTCACTAAAGGGAATGTCACCGTGGTGTTTTTTTATAAGCGTACTAATGTATTGATTAGTTCTATCCTGGCGGGATTAATCGTGCTGCCAAGTATTGGAATCGTCGCATTGACAAATCCAGTAAGAGCGCAAAAAACTGCAAATCCTGCTCCAACACAAAAAAAACCTGAGACTAATTCATCTAAACCAACTCCTGCTTACCCTGCTTCTGCACCGCCTCCGCGAGTAGACCCATTACCAGATCAAAGAGAATTACAAGAAAATTCCATAGAAACTGATTACCGTGTAACTAACTTGTTAGGAGATGTTACAGGTAATCTTTGGGTAGCTTCTTGGCGGGGCTTGTCGCATATTGACCCCAAAACAGGTAAAATTTTATCTCGCGTTAGTTTACCTAATGTGGCTATTAGTGCTTTAGCCCAAGATAAAGTAGGGCGTATATGGGTAGGAAATTATGAGGGGCTAATTCGTGTCGAACCCCGCACCAGCGAAATCACGGCACAAAATTTATTTTTGCCTTCCAAACGGGTGTTATCACTATTAATTGACAAGCGGGGTTATCTATGGGCGGGTACTGATAACGGTTTAGCCTTGATTAGTCCTGACCAAGGGTTAATTATGACCACGTTAAAAAATTTGCCTGGTGTTAGCGCCAACGCCCTAACTTTAGATGCTGATGGTCATTTGTGGGTTGGCACCTTAGATGGACTGATCAGAGTGAATAGTGCAAATGCTTTGATTATGAAGCGGATTGCTGATTTACCTGGCTCAACAGTGCAAGCTTTAGCTATCAGTCCAGAAGGGCTAATTTGGGCAGGAATGCCGAATAATTTGCTAGTAATTAACCCTAAAACTGGTGCTGTGTTGCGTTCTGTGACTCGCTTACGTGGGCGTAATGTTACGGCAGTGCGTTTTGCCCAAGATGGTAGTGTTTGGATCGGTACTAACAATGGTTTGTTACGATTAAATCCAAATACAGGAGCTGTATTAGACCAAGTTGCAGGGCTTCCTTCTAGTCGGGTACTTGCCCTTGCACCTGATGTTGCCAATAAGTTGTGGATTGGCACTAGCGAAGGTCTGGCTTGGTTAATGCCCCAAGTAGGGACTGCAAAGCCCCATTTGGCTTTTAGTCGTGCTGTGAAGTAG
- the panB gene encoding 3-methyl-2-oxobutanoate hydroxymethyltransferase, whose amino-acid sequence MVVTTQKLIQWKQQGRSIVALTAWDYAIAQLLDAAGVDLILVGDSMSVILGYETTLPITLEEMLYHAKAVRRGVKRALIVVDLPFLTYQESIQQAMHSAGLVLKETGAQAVKLEGGYPAMVETIARLVQAGIPVMGHVGLTPQSVHQLGLRQQGKTQETAERILNEAIALEQAGVFAIVLEHIPTDLALQITQKLSIPTIGIGAGIHCDGQVLVTSDVLGLAERHPPFAKVYTNLRETITQAVQDYALEVRERKFPS is encoded by the coding sequence ATGGTAGTCACCACCCAAAAATTAATTCAATGGAAACAACAAGGACGCTCAATTGTAGCGTTGACAGCTTGGGATTATGCGATCGCCCAACTGCTCGATGCAGCTGGGGTAGACTTAATCCTAGTTGGGGATTCTATGTCTGTAATTCTTGGGTATGAAACAACACTGCCAATTACTTTAGAAGAAATGCTATACCACGCTAAAGCAGTGCGCCGTGGTGTAAAGCGGGCTTTGATAGTGGTAGATTTACCATTTTTGACCTATCAAGAAAGTATTCAACAGGCAATGCACTCAGCTGGGTTGGTGCTGAAGGAAACAGGCGCTCAAGCTGTCAAGCTGGAAGGTGGCTACCCTGCAATGGTAGAAACGATCGCACGTTTGGTACAAGCTGGTATCCCAGTTATGGGTCATGTAGGTTTAACTCCCCAATCAGTCCATCAACTTGGGTTGCGGCAACAGGGTAAAACCCAAGAAACTGCAGAGAGAATTTTAAATGAAGCGATCGCTCTCGAACAAGCAGGTGTATTTGCGATCGTTTTAGAGCATATCCCTACTGATTTAGCATTGCAGATTACGCAAAAGCTCAGTATTCCTACTATTGGTATTGGTGCAGGTATTCACTGTGATGGTCAAGTATTAGTTACTTCTGATGTTCTGGGGCTTGCAGAAAGGCATCCACCATTTGCTAAAGTTTATACTAATTTGCGGGAGACAATTACTCAAGCTGTACAAGACTATGCGCTAGAAGTGCGAGAACGAAAATTTCCTTCTTAA
- the clpB gene encoding ATP-dependent chaperone ClpB — translation MQPTNPNQFTEKAWEAIAHTPDIAKQYQQQQIESEHLMKALLEQEGLASGILTKAGVNLQKIRDRAEQFIQRQPKVSGSSTSVYLGRSLDTLLDRADVYRKEFKDEYISIEHLLLAYAKDDRFGKGLFQEFGLDEGKLKNIIKQIRGSQTVTDQNPEGKYQSLEKYGRDLTEAARKGQLDPVIGRDDEIRRTIQILSRRTKNNPVLIGEPGVGKTAIAEGLAQRIVAGDVPQSLKDRKLIALDMGALIAGAKFRGEFEERLKAVLKEVTESGGNIVLFIDEIHTVVGAGATQGAMDAGNLLKPMLARGELRCIGATTLDEYRKYIEKDAALERRFQQVYVDQPSVEDTISILRGLKERYEVHHGVRISDSSLVAAATLSSRYISDRFLPDKAIDLVDEAAARLKMEITSKPEELDEIDRKILQLEMEKLSLQKESDAASRERLERLEKELADLKEEQRTLNTQWQSEKDIINKIQAVKEEIDRVNLEIQQAERNYDLNRAAELKYGKLTDLHRRLEATESELAQAQGTGKSLLREEVTEADIAEVISKWTGIPISKLVESEKEKLLHLEDELHRRVIGQEEAVTAVADAIQRSRAGLADPNRPIASFIFLGPTGVGKTELAKALAAYMFDTEEALVRIDMSEYMEKHAVSRLIGAPPGYVGYEEGGQLTEAIRRRPYAVILFDEIEKAHPDVFNIFLQILDDGRVTDAQGHTVDFKNAIIIMTSNIGSQYILDVAGDDARYDEMRHRVMEAMRNSFRPEFLNRIDELIIFHSLQKRELRQIVLLQADRLRQRLSDRKMSLRLSDAALDFLAEVGYDPVFGARPLKRAIQRELETQIAKSILRGEFNDGDSIFVDVQNERLSFSRLPIEVFSS, via the coding sequence ATGCAACCTACTAATCCCAACCAATTTACAGAAAAAGCCTGGGAAGCGATCGCCCATACCCCAGATATTGCTAAACAATATCAGCAACAACAGATAGAAAGCGAACACCTGATGAAAGCGCTGCTAGAACAAGAAGGTCTAGCTAGCGGGATATTGACAAAAGCAGGTGTGAATCTGCAAAAAATCCGCGATCGCGCCGAACAATTTATTCAACGTCAGCCCAAGGTATCCGGTAGTAGCACTTCTGTCTACTTAGGACGCAGTTTGGATACACTTTTAGACCGGGCAGATGTTTATCGTAAAGAATTTAAGGACGAATATATTTCTATCGAGCATCTGTTGCTCGCTTATGCCAAAGATGACCGCTTTGGTAAAGGTTTATTCCAAGAATTTGGTTTAGACGAAGGCAAACTAAAAAATATTATTAAACAAATTCGGGGGAGCCAGACAGTGACCGACCAAAATCCAGAAGGTAAATACCAATCACTGGAAAAATACGGACGTGATCTCACAGAAGCGGCTCGTAAAGGTCAACTCGATCCGGTGATTGGGCGTGATGATGAAATTCGCCGCACCATCCAAATTCTCTCTCGCCGCACCAAGAATAACCCTGTACTGATCGGTGAACCTGGTGTAGGTAAAACTGCGATCGCGGAAGGATTAGCACAGCGAATTGTCGCCGGTGATGTCCCCCAGTCCCTCAAAGACCGGAAGCTGATTGCTTTAGATATGGGTGCTTTGATTGCAGGGGCAAAATTCCGGGGCGAATTTGAAGAACGTCTCAAAGCAGTATTAAAAGAAGTTACCGAATCCGGCGGCAATATAGTTTTATTTATCGATGAAATTCATACTGTTGTTGGCGCTGGTGCAACCCAAGGTGCAATGGATGCGGGTAACTTATTAAAACCGATGCTGGCTAGAGGTGAATTGCGCTGTATCGGGGCGACAACTTTAGATGAGTACCGCAAATATATTGAAAAAGATGCAGCTTTAGAAAGGCGCTTCCAGCAAGTTTATGTCGATCAACCCAGCGTAGAAGATACTATCTCTATTTTACGGGGGTTGAAAGAACGCTATGAAGTTCACCACGGTGTGAGGATTTCTGATAGTTCTTTAGTTGCTGCGGCGACATTATCTAGTCGCTATATTAGCGATCGCTTTTTACCAGATAAAGCTATCGACTTAGTAGACGAAGCCGCCGCAAGATTAAAAATGGAGATTACCTCCAAACCAGAAGAACTTGACGAAATTGATCGCAAGATTCTGCAACTAGAAATGGAAAAGCTATCTCTGCAAAAAGAAAGCGATGCAGCTTCTAGAGAACGCTTAGAAAGGCTAGAAAAAGAACTTGCAGACCTCAAAGAAGAGCAAAGAACGCTGAATACCCAATGGCAATCTGAAAAAGATATTATCAATAAGATTCAGGCTGTCAAAGAAGAAATTGACCGAGTTAATCTGGAAATTCAGCAAGCAGAAAGGAATTACGACCTCAACCGAGCTGCAGAATTAAAATATGGTAAGTTAACTGACTTACATCGCAGACTGGAAGCTACAGAAAGCGAACTCGCACAAGCTCAAGGAACTGGTAAATCTCTCTTACGTGAGGAAGTTACAGAAGCGGATATTGCGGAAGTGATTTCTAAGTGGACAGGGATTCCCATTAGTAAGTTGGTGGAATCCGAAAAAGAAAAACTACTGCACCTAGAAGATGAACTCCACCGCCGAGTCATTGGCCAAGAAGAAGCAGTCACAGCCGTAGCCGATGCAATTCAGCGATCGCGTGCTGGGTTAGCAGATCCCAACCGTCCCATTGCTAGCTTTATTTTCCTTGGCCCCACAGGTGTTGGTAAAACCGAGTTAGCCAAAGCCTTAGCAGCATATATGTTCGACACTGAAGAAGCTTTAGTGCGGATAGATATGTCGGAGTACATGGAGAAGCACGCAGTCTCGCGCTTAATTGGTGCGCCTCCAGGATATGTTGGTTACGAAGAAGGCGGACAACTGACAGAAGCAATTCGCCGTCGTCCTTATGCAGTAATTCTCTTTGATGAAATTGAGAAAGCGCACCCCGATGTGTTTAACATCTTCCTGCAAATTCTCGATGATGGTCGCGTCACCGATGCCCAAGGTCATACCGTAGACTTCAAGAATGCGATCATTATCATGACTAGCAACATCGGTTCCCAGTACATTCTCGATGTCGCCGGCGATGATGCGCGTTACGATGAAATGCGTCATCGGGTGATGGAAGCCATGCGTAATAGTTTCCGTCCAGAGTTCCTCAACCGCATTGACGAATTAATTATTTTCCACAGTTTGCAGAAGCGGGAATTACGGCAAATCGTCTTACTACAAGCAGATAGACTGCGCCAAAGACTTAGTGATCGCAAGATGTCCTTGAGGCTCTCTGATGCTGCTCTTGACTTTTTAGCAGAAGTAGGATATGACCCTGTATTTGGAGCACGTCCACTGAAGCGAGCAATTCAGCGCGAGTTAGAAACACAAATTGCTAAATCTATCTTGCGTGGCGAATTCAATGATGGCGACTCTATATTTGTCGATGTCCAAAATGAACGCCTTTCCTTCAGCCGCTTACCTATTGAAGTGTTTAGTAGCTAG
- a CDS encoding SRPBCC family protein, translating into MSASHISDSTIKGSDMPWSQNEQKLLMQGEILVKTESHTPWGGAVTAWMYVPLVRSQVWQQLTDYPRWVHYFPDITKSEVVSKGEVKRLYQAAQKAFLFFTAQVEIYLNVVEVLGQQIQFRMEKGTFEDFKANLELQDCGNGTLLAYNVRATPNLLIPSIIIQQAMNFELPANMRKMRQVLCKGQ; encoded by the coding sequence ATGTCTGCGTCTCACATCTCAGACTCAACTATTAAAGGTTCAGATATGCCTTGGAGTCAAAACGAGCAAAAATTGCTCATGCAGGGTGAAATATTAGTAAAAACAGAATCGCACACCCCGTGGGGTGGTGCTGTCACTGCTTGGATGTATGTCCCACTAGTGCGATCGCAGGTTTGGCAACAATTAACTGACTACCCCCGTTGGGTACATTATTTTCCTGACATTACTAAAAGTGAGGTTGTGTCTAAAGGAGAAGTTAAGCGTCTGTATCAAGCTGCACAAAAAGCTTTCTTATTTTTCACAGCACAGGTAGAAATTTACCTGAATGTTGTGGAAGTTTTGGGACAGCAAATTCAGTTCCGTATGGAAAAAGGAACTTTTGAAGACTTTAAAGCTAATTTAGAGTTACAAGATTGCGGAAATGGCACATTACTTGCTTATAATGTGCGAGCTACTCCAAATCTATTGATTCCTTCAATTATTATTCAACAAGCGATGAACTTTGAATTACCTGCTAATATGCGTAAAATGCGGCAAGTGCTTTGTAAAGGTCAATAA